One genomic window of Fundidesulfovibrio soli includes the following:
- a CDS encoding CHASE2 domain-containing protein, which yields MSRKHKTGAESGFWARLRDIRLWLALFLPGLAVTAGMCFVHWSQPGWLAFLDYKVYDVLLRQRPKPPLSGRVAVVDIDEKTLAEVGQWPWPRYQTALLLGRLKQYGASAVGMDMVFSEPDQTSPERIRRQLGALGVDMDFTGLPEGLRDNDRLLADNLAGGPFVLGYFFIFDQQDSAAAREGCPLPPPRLTVRRAPGAADRPLQISQAEGAVCPLPELTASGRWAGFFNSFPDQDNIVRWVPLTIGYKGAPYPSLAAATLMRAFGDKGAVLFVEPNPYGGQDMSLRLDLGEMGMRSIPLDRHGRVLLDYRGPSRTFPYISAVDVMQGRVPQEELAGKIVFVGTSARGLQDVRATPLDQSCPGVEAHATVAEMVLTDRFLRHPIDGWYIELLLTGLFGLWVTVQMMFTRSLWVGASALLAGAGMWGVSVWSMNAMDFHLSPLAPLMALAGNFTLLTFLKFLLEERQKRFIQSAFGHYLSPAVVDQIVAQPDRLTLTGEEKEVSVLFSDVRGFTTISEKLSPTQVVALLHEYLTPMTRLVTEHSGTLDKFIGDAVMAFWNAPLDVPGHPRQAVLTALDMLRELDRLNQWFKARYGFEISIGIGLHLGSVRVGNFGSEDLFDYTIIGDNVNLCSRLEGLTKFYHQRLLVTQAMRAAAGEGFTWQEVDRVLVKGKHEPVTIYTLRDGAPEGGLGGELERWEKGLARYREGSFPEALEIFEDLGRNPGGDLYGLYAERCRHYIANPPGQEWTGVYEHTSK from the coding sequence GTGTCTCGAAAGCACAAAACCGGCGCCGAATCCGGTTTTTGGGCGCGATTGCGCGACATCCGGCTCTGGCTGGCGCTGTTCCTGCCCGGTTTGGCCGTGACGGCCGGTATGTGCTTCGTGCACTGGAGCCAGCCGGGCTGGCTGGCCTTCCTGGACTACAAGGTCTACGACGTGCTCCTGCGCCAGCGGCCCAAGCCGCCGCTTTCGGGGCGGGTGGCCGTGGTGGACATAGACGAGAAGACCCTGGCCGAGGTGGGCCAGTGGCCCTGGCCCCGCTACCAGACCGCGCTGCTGCTGGGCAGGCTCAAGCAGTACGGCGCATCCGCCGTGGGCATGGACATGGTCTTCTCCGAGCCGGACCAGACCTCCCCCGAGCGCATCCGCCGCCAGTTGGGGGCGCTCGGCGTGGACATGGACTTCACCGGGCTGCCCGAGGGCCTGCGCGACAACGACCGGCTGCTGGCGGACAACCTCGCGGGCGGCCCTTTCGTGCTGGGGTATTTCTTCATCTTCGACCAACAGGACAGCGCCGCCGCCCGCGAGGGCTGCCCGCTGCCGCCCCCCCGCCTGACGGTCCGCCGGGCGCCGGGCGCGGCGGACAGGCCCTTGCAGATATCCCAGGCCGAGGGGGCGGTCTGCCCCCTGCCGGAGCTGACGGCCTCGGGGCGCTGGGCCGGGTTCTTCAACTCCTTCCCCGACCAGGACAACATCGTGCGCTGGGTGCCGCTGACCATCGGCTACAAGGGCGCGCCCTACCCGAGCCTGGCCGCGGCCACGCTCATGCGCGCCTTCGGGGACAAGGGCGCGGTGCTCTTCGTGGAGCCGAACCCCTACGGCGGGCAGGACATGTCCCTGCGCCTGGACCTGGGCGAGATGGGCATGCGCTCCATCCCGCTGGACCGCCACGGCCGGGTGCTGCTGGACTATCGCGGCCCCTCGCGAACCTTCCCCTACATCTCCGCCGTGGACGTGATGCAGGGCCGCGTGCCCCAGGAGGAGCTGGCCGGTAAGATCGTCTTCGTGGGCACCTCGGCCAGGGGCCTGCAGGACGTGCGCGCCACCCCGCTGGACCAGAGCTGCCCCGGCGTGGAGGCCCACGCCACCGTGGCCGAGATGGTGCTCACGGACAGGTTCCTGCGCCACCCCATCGACGGCTGGTACATCGAGCTTCTGCTCACGGGGCTGTTCGGGCTGTGGGTCACCGTGCAGATGATGTTCACCCGCTCGCTGTGGGTGGGCGCGTCGGCCCTGCTGGCGGGCGCGGGCATGTGGGGGGTGTCGGTCTGGTCCATGAACGCCATGGACTTCCACCTCTCGCCCCTGGCCCCGCTCATGGCCCTGGCGGGCAACTTCACGCTGCTCACCTTCCTCAAGTTCCTGCTGGAGGAGCGCCAGAAGCGCTTCATCCAGTCCGCGTTCGGGCACTACCTCTCCCCGGCGGTGGTGGACCAGATCGTGGCCCAGCCCGACAGGCTCACCCTCACCGGAGAGGAAAAAGAGGTGAGCGTGCTCTTCTCGGACGTGCGCGGCTTCACCACCATCTCGGAGAAGCTCTCCCCCACGCAGGTGGTGGCCCTGCTGCACGAGTACCTCACGCCCATGACCCGGCTGGTCACCGAGCACTCCGGCACCCTGGACAAGTTCATCGGCGACGCGGTGATGGCCTTCTGGAACGCCCCGCTGGACGTGCCCGGCCACCCCCGGCAGGCCGTGCTCACGGCCCTGGACATGCTGCGCGAGCTGGACCGGCTCAACCAGTGGTTCAAGGCCCGCTACGGCTTTGAGATCAGCATCGGCATCGGCCTGCACCTGGGTTCGGTGCGCGTGGGCAACTTCGGCTCCGAGGACCTGTTCGACTACACCATCATCGGCGACAACGTGAACCTCTGCTCCCGCCTGGAGGGCCTGACCAAGTTCTACCACCAGCGCCTGCTGGTCACCCAGGCCATGCGCGCCGCCGCCGGGGAGGGCTTCACCTGGCAGGAGGTGGACCGGGTGCTGGTCAAGGGCAAGCACGAGCCCGTGACCATCTACACCCTGCGCGACGGCGCGCCAGAGGGTGGGCTGGGGGGCGAGCTGGAGCGCTGGGAGAAGGGTCTGGCCCGCTACCGGGAGGGGAGCTTCCCCGAGGCCCTGGAGATTTTCGAGGATTTAGGCCGCAACCCCGGCGGGGACCTCTACGGCCTCTACGCCGAACGCTGCCGCCACTATATCGCAAACCCGCCGGGTCAGGAGTGGACCGGCGTGTACGAGCACACCAGCAAATAG
- a CDS encoding ABC transporter ATP-binding protein, with translation MSTPLIEIKNLTKSFRGRRVLRGVDLDIPAGGLTVIIGKSGEGKSVLLKHIIGLLRPDSGDVWFEGRALGSMSRAELGGLKGVMSYMFQAMALFDSLTVFDNIALPLREKLRLPEPEVARRVGLKMEQLELKGTGENFPSQLSGGMQKRVALARALVTEPRIVLFDEPTTGLDPMRKWGVFKLIDDSRKAFGFTAVMVSHDIPDVFHIADRVAMLDEGRIVFTGSASEAREGADPKLRAFMPGPEYLERV, from the coding sequence GTGTCCACACCGCTCATCGAGATCAAGAACCTCACCAAATCCTTCCGGGGCCGCCGCGTGCTGCGCGGCGTGGACCTGGACATCCCCGCAGGCGGCCTCACCGTCATCATCGGCAAGAGCGGCGAGGGCAAGAGCGTGCTGCTCAAGCACATCATCGGCCTCTTGCGCCCTGATTCCGGCGACGTCTGGTTCGAGGGCAGGGCCCTGGGCTCCATGAGCAGGGCCGAACTGGGCGGGCTCAAGGGCGTCATGTCCTACATGTTCCAGGCCATGGCCCTGTTCGACTCCCTCACGGTGTTCGACAACATCGCGCTGCCCCTGCGCGAGAAGCTGCGACTGCCTGAGCCCGAGGTGGCCAGGAGGGTGGGCCTCAAGATGGAGCAACTGGAACTCAAGGGCACCGGGGAGAACTTCCCCTCGCAGCTCTCCGGCGGGATGCAGAAGCGCGTGGCCCTGGCCAGGGCCCTTGTCACCGAGCCGCGCATCGTCCTGTTCGACGAGCCCACCACCGGGCTGGACCCCATGCGCAAGTGGGGCGTGTTCAAGCTGATTGACGATTCGCGCAAGGCCTTCGGTTTCACGGCCGTGATGGTCAGCCACGACATCCCCGACGTGTTCCACATCGCGGACAGGGTGGCCATGCTTGACGAAGGGCGCATCGTGTTCACGGGCAGCGCCAGCGAAGCCCGGGAAGGCGCGGACCCCAAGCTCAGGGCCTTCATGCCCGGCCCGGAATACCTGGAGAGGGTCTAA
- a CDS encoding winged helix-turn-helix transcriptional regulator, with translation MFLVNKTFYRPSKEARQLAILDALSQDGQVSQKELGRRANLSGAMVNQYLRLMEDEGLVRYEPVNGKSFRYSLTERGEASRRAMFASFSSETVQIYTALKAAIQSRLAGLKARGLKKLALFGASETCEVVLQALRAAGGFEVVALVDNDPDKAGKTLGGHVISPPVALKSLRPQAVVITSFGRQEEIYEQLAGLCRSNSVEIVRL, from the coding sequence ATGTTTCTCGTGAACAAGACCTTCTACCGCCCCAGCAAGGAGGCCCGCCAACTGGCCATTCTGGACGCCCTCTCCCAGGACGGCCAGGTCAGCCAGAAGGAGCTGGGGCGGCGCGCCAACCTCTCCGGGGCCATGGTCAACCAGTACCTGCGCCTCATGGAGGACGAAGGGCTCGTCCGGTACGAGCCCGTCAACGGCAAGAGCTTCCGCTACAGCCTCACAGAACGCGGCGAAGCCTCGCGGCGGGCCATGTTCGCCAGCTTCTCCAGCGAGACTGTGCAGATATACACGGCGCTCAAGGCAGCCATCCAGTCCAGGCTGGCCGGGCTCAAGGCCAGGGGGCTCAAGAAGCTGGCCCTGTTCGGCGCGTCGGAGACCTGCGAGGTGGTGCTCCAGGCCCTGCGGGCGGCCGGAGGCTTCGAGGTGGTGGCCCTGGTGGACAACGACCCGGACAAGGCGGGCAAGACCCTGGGCGGGCACGTGATCTCCCCCCCGGTGGCGCTCAAGTCGCTGCGGCCCCAGGCCGTGGTCATCACCTCCTTCGGCCGCCAGGAGGAGATTTACGAACAGCTGGCAGGGCTCTGCCGGAGCAACAGCGTGGAGATAGTGCGCCTATGA
- a CDS encoding N-acetylneuraminate synthase family protein, with translation MKPESIIRLPGGRVIGPGQPCFIVAEIGNNHQGDMELARAMVREAAQAGAHAVKFQKRDMSAMFTEAGRQAPCSGPNCFGPTYGSHRLALELSIEEMAELKALAESLGLAFFASAWDMPSLRQVIGLGVPLLKIGSADLVNIPLLRKAGASGIPLILSTGMSSQEDVDAAVAELRRFHDDIVLLHCNSTYPCPDELVGLPVMAALAARHGLPVGYSGHERGLGPSVAAVALGACVLERHFTLDRTMRGTDHQASLDPQGLAELVRLVGEAEAAMRLTCKEVAGSELAASLKLRKSIVFARDLPAGHVLTEADLAAKCPGDGVSPIHWDRAVGMTLAAPVRHDEQFRWELALDAKHGGSNAVNVARAAVSD, from the coding sequence ATGAAGCCGGAATCCATCATCAGGCTGCCTGGCGGCAGGGTCATCGGCCCCGGGCAGCCGTGCTTCATCGTGGCCGAAATAGGCAACAACCACCAGGGCGACATGGAGCTGGCCAGGGCGATGGTGCGCGAAGCGGCTCAGGCCGGAGCCCACGCCGTGAAGTTCCAGAAGCGCGACATGTCCGCCATGTTCACCGAGGCGGGCCGCCAGGCCCCCTGCTCCGGCCCCAACTGCTTCGGCCCCACCTACGGCAGCCACCGCCTGGCCCTGGAGCTCTCCATCGAGGAGATGGCCGAACTCAAGGCCCTAGCCGAATCCCTGGGCCTGGCCTTCTTCGCCTCCGCCTGGGACATGCCCAGCCTGCGCCAGGTGATCGGCCTGGGCGTGCCCCTGCTCAAGATCGGCTCCGCCGACTTGGTGAACATCCCCCTGCTGCGCAAAGCCGGGGCCTCGGGCATCCCGCTGATCCTCTCCACGGGCATGAGCAGCCAGGAGGACGTGGACGCCGCCGTGGCCGAGCTGCGCCGCTTTCACGACGACATCGTGCTGCTCCACTGCAACTCAACCTACCCCTGCCCGGACGAACTGGTGGGCCTGCCCGTGATGGCGGCTCTGGCCGCGCGCCACGGCCTGCCCGTGGGCTACTCCGGCCACGAGCGCGGGCTCGGCCCCAGCGTGGCCGCCGTGGCGCTGGGGGCCTGCGTGCTGGAGCGCCACTTCACCCTGGACCGCACCATGCGCGGCACCGACCACCAGGCCTCGCTGGACCCGCAGGGCCTGGCCGAGCTTGTGCGCCTGGTGGGCGAGGCGGAAGCGGCCATGCGCCTGACCTGCAAGGAGGTGGCCGGCTCTGAGTTGGCGGCTTCGCTCAAGCTGCGCAAGTCCATCGTCTTCGCCAGGGACCTGCCCGCCGGGCACGTACTCACCGAGGCCGACCTGGCCGCCAAGTGCCCGGGCGACGGGGTGAGCCCCATCCATTGGGACCGCGCCGTGGGGATGACCCTGGCCGCGCCGGTGCGCCACGACGAACAGTTCCGCTGGGAGCTTGCCCTTGACGCCAAGCACGGAGGGAGTAACGCTGTGAACGTGGCCCGGGCGGCGGTGTCAGACTAG
- a CDS encoding glycosyltransferase: MRVIHFSITPLAGMPIRLVQALRRHTGIDARLADLQRFGLYDHDLVHAESPDDVRELAWSADVIHLHNYLDLDSQQFTGVDFRALARAGKAVVRQFHSSPELIAGVMGIGVRELLEQPLPALAIAQYPERLFPRARVVPNFVPEHDPAYLPSGEPPQWDVFFSPTKTMSAWEDRWSTKAMPEASEAIARAAEHSGCRAKVVTGLPLAEALDLKRLSRIVVDDLVTGSYHLTGLEGAAQGKCVLSFLDERSLMLLRRFSGSEEHPFLNVRLEDAQRALEELLAGPSLVEDAGIRARAWVERHWREERMVLHYEEAYELLLENPELVARQPELALDDPALVMRYRTLPDMVYRARAAAWARRTNASG; the protein is encoded by the coding sequence ATGCGCGTCATCCATTTCTCCATCACGCCCCTGGCCGGGATGCCCATCCGCCTGGTGCAAGCCCTGCGCCGCCACACCGGCATCGACGCCCGGCTGGCCGACCTGCAGCGCTTCGGGCTCTACGACCATGACCTCGTGCACGCCGAGTCGCCGGATGATGTCCGCGAGCTGGCCTGGAGCGCCGACGTCATCCACCTGCACAACTACCTGGACCTGGACTCGCAGCAATTCACGGGCGTTGACTTCCGGGCCCTTGCCCGCGCTGGCAAGGCCGTGGTCCGCCAGTTCCACTCCAGCCCGGAGCTGATCGCGGGGGTCATGGGCATCGGGGTCCGCGAACTTTTGGAGCAGCCCCTGCCCGCCCTGGCCATCGCCCAGTATCCCGAGCGCCTCTTCCCCCGAGCGCGCGTGGTGCCCAACTTCGTGCCCGAGCACGACCCGGCCTATCTCCCCTCCGGCGAACCGCCGCAGTGGGACGTGTTCTTCAGCCCAACAAAGACCATGAGCGCCTGGGAGGACCGCTGGAGCACCAAGGCCATGCCAGAGGCCTCGGAGGCCATCGCACGCGCGGCAGAGCACAGCGGCTGCCGCGCAAAAGTGGTCACGGGCCTGCCCCTGGCCGAAGCGCTGGATCTCAAACGCCTAAGCCGCATCGTGGTGGATGATCTGGTCACGGGCAGCTACCACCTGACGGGCCTGGAGGGCGCGGCTCAGGGCAAGTGCGTGCTCTCCTTCCTGGACGAGCGTTCGCTGATGCTGCTGCGGCGTTTTTCGGGTTCGGAGGAGCACCCTTTCCTCAACGTGCGCCTGGAAGACGCGCAACGGGCGCTGGAGGAGCTGCTGGCTGGCCCCTCGCTCGTGGAGGATGCCGGAATACGGGCCCGAGCGTGGGTGGAGCGCCACTGGCGGGAGGAGCGCATGGTGCTCCACTATGAGGAGGCCTACGAACTGCTGCTGGAGAACCCGGAGCTGGTGGCCCGCCAGCCGGAACTGGCCCTGGACGACCCGGCCCTGGTCATGCGCTACCGGACGCTGCCGGATATGGTGTACCGCGCCCGAGCGGCGGCCTGGGCGCGAAGGACGAACGCATCAGGCTGA
- a CDS encoding DedA family protein: protein MELISQFIWMLGHVDEALRMIIGSYGTWTYLVLFLVIFCETGLVVTPFLPGDSLLFTVGALCGAGYLDPVLTAGLMTAGAILGDNTNYWIGRVVGPAVFSREDSWLLNKKHLNKTHAFYEKHGGKTVVIARFMPIVRTFAPFVAGIGKMSYARFLTFSVSGGVFWICFFVGLGFFIGNMPWVKRYFSVVIYGIILLSIMPGVIEFMRARRAAAREAAQ, encoded by the coding sequence ATGGAGCTCATTTCCCAGTTCATATGGATGCTCGGCCACGTCGACGAGGCCCTGCGCATGATCATAGGCAGCTACGGCACCTGGACCTATCTGGTGCTGTTCCTTGTCATTTTCTGCGAGACCGGCCTGGTGGTCACGCCCTTCCTGCCGGGCGACTCCCTGCTGTTCACCGTCGGCGCCTTGTGCGGCGCGGGCTACCTCGACCCGGTGCTCACCGCCGGGCTGATGACGGCCGGGGCCATCCTGGGCGACAACACCAACTACTGGATCGGCCGCGTGGTGGGCCCGGCGGTCTTCAGCCGCGAGGACAGCTGGCTGCTCAACAAGAAGCACCTGAACAAGACGCACGCTTTCTACGAGAAGCACGGCGGCAAGACCGTGGTCATCGCCCGCTTCATGCCCATCGTGCGCACCTTCGCCCCCTTCGTGGCGGGCATCGGCAAGATGAGCTACGCCCGCTTCCTGACCTTCTCCGTCTCCGGCGGCGTGTTCTGGATCTGCTTCTTCGTCGGCCTTGGTTTCTTCATCGGCAACATGCCCTGGGTGAAGCGCTACTTCAGCGTGGTGATCTACGGCATCATCCTGCTCTCCATCATGCCCGGGGTGATCGAGTTCATGCGCGCCAGACGCGCGGCCGCCCGGGAAGCCGCCCAGTAG
- a CDS encoding ATP-binding protein — protein sequence MSRLVPNLPFRAAAWLLIALLGCLPLAALAAEAGKGQRPSKVLVLHSYSHGVFRTDGLSRGITEQFGKSVRPVQEIVEYLDVSIMGKSPGYAAYLEGKRESIKALIQSEPPDAVLLTDWKAMEFWVDNSQTFGPDLPVVYCGVGDSLPEELRVLKRVTGVLERPGFGDAMLEASRLFPEARKVLVVGEKGLHFHAVREMLHKDLANLSPRLAIEYMESMEISAIEERLSQLGPDWIVYVVGRPELNGKVMLQSDASPRISAASPAPVFITWASWMGFGPVGGKIIVPDEQGKGAAKLVLAMLGAGTPGAVPPRMEANGRFMFDYNALVRFNLEESRLPSGSLVINKPPSILDSYRHVVWTYIAIMVLLAATCGILAQHVASRRRLQGQLAAQVNFVGSLMEAMPTPVFFKGVDGRYLGCNPAFEEFMGMTREQLIGRSVHDLYPESEADIYKAKDDALFAAGPVQIYEYEKMTPAGPRQIRFHKAIYRDAAGKTAGLVGVIADITDLRRAEREVENTRNYLQAIIDSSPSAMLCMDAEGRITHANAKARASCVLDSRRDSAFSLPCVGDLSEQVSASITEGKLVSLPRRISQEGGRTKVEDVIIYPLASLGMSEAVVRIDDVTEQHRLQEVLIQSEKMMSVGGLAAGMAHEINNPLGGVMQSAQVIANRLRPELEVNRRAAELAGCSMDSVAGYLRLREIYPLLDNLRESAKRAAGIVSNMLEFSRRSTSAWLPADLNDIVERALALCQQDYNFSKHYDFKKINIVKEFDPANPFVPCSPSQIQQVLFNLMRNAAQAMSQGQTAEPVLTLRTRIEGDWAVIEVEDNGPGMEESVRRKVFEPFFTTKSPGSGTGLGLSVSYFIVRENHGGEFDVISAPGKGARFILRLPLHPKKERR from the coding sequence ATGAGCCGCCTCGTTCCGAACCTGCCATTCCGCGCCGCAGCATGGCTGCTGATTGCGCTGCTGGGCTGCCTTCCCTTGGCGGCTCTGGCGGCCGAGGCCGGAAAGGGACAGCGGCCCTCCAAGGTGCTCGTGCTGCACAGCTACAGCCACGGCGTGTTCCGCACGGACGGCCTCTCCCGGGGCATAACGGAGCAGTTCGGCAAAAGCGTCCGTCCCGTCCAGGAAATCGTCGAATACCTCGACGTGTCCATCATGGGCAAATCCCCTGGTTACGCGGCTTACCTCGAAGGCAAGCGCGAATCCATCAAGGCCCTGATTCAATCCGAGCCGCCTGATGCTGTGCTCCTGACGGACTGGAAAGCCATGGAGTTCTGGGTGGACAACAGCCAGACCTTCGGGCCGGACCTGCCCGTGGTATACTGCGGCGTGGGGGACAGCCTCCCCGAGGAGCTGCGCGTTCTGAAACGGGTGACCGGCGTGCTGGAGCGCCCCGGCTTCGGCGACGCCATGCTTGAGGCCTCCCGTTTGTTCCCCGAGGCCCGGAAGGTGCTGGTCGTAGGGGAGAAGGGCCTTCATTTCCATGCTGTCCGCGAAATGCTCCACAAGGACCTGGCGAATCTTTCGCCGCGCCTTGCCATTGAATATATGGAGAGTATGGAAATCTCGGCCATCGAGGAGCGTCTGTCGCAGCTTGGCCCCGACTGGATCGTGTACGTTGTCGGCAGGCCCGAGCTGAACGGAAAGGTCATGCTCCAGTCCGACGCTTCGCCCCGCATATCGGCGGCCAGCCCGGCCCCGGTGTTCATCACCTGGGCCTCCTGGATGGGCTTCGGCCCTGTGGGCGGCAAGATCATCGTGCCGGACGAGCAAGGCAAGGGGGCGGCAAAGCTCGTGCTGGCAATGCTCGGCGCCGGAACCCCCGGGGCGGTGCCGCCCAGGATGGAAGCCAACGGGCGTTTCATGTTCGACTACAATGCGCTCGTCCGGTTCAACCTCGAGGAGAGCAGGCTCCCTTCCGGCAGCCTGGTCATCAACAAGCCGCCATCCATCCTCGACTCCTACCGGCACGTGGTGTGGACCTACATCGCAATCATGGTGCTGCTGGCCGCGACCTGCGGCATCCTGGCGCAGCACGTCGCCAGCAGACGCAGGCTGCAGGGCCAGCTGGCCGCACAGGTGAACTTTGTGGGCTCCCTCATGGAGGCCATGCCCACGCCCGTTTTCTTCAAGGGGGTGGACGGCAGATACCTTGGCTGCAATCCCGCCTTCGAGGAATTCATGGGCATGACCAGGGAGCAGCTCATAGGCCGCTCCGTGCACGATCTCTACCCCGAGTCCGAGGCGGACATCTACAAGGCCAAGGACGACGCCCTGTTCGCCGCCGGCCCCGTGCAAATCTACGAGTACGAGAAGATGACACCCGCGGGTCCCCGGCAGATACGCTTCCATAAGGCAATCTACCGCGACGCCGCTGGCAAGACGGCGGGGCTGGTGGGCGTCATCGCCGACATTACAGACCTGCGCCGCGCCGAACGCGAGGTGGAGAACACCCGCAACTACCTGCAAGCAATTATCGACTCATCCCCCTCGGCCATGCTCTGCATGGACGCCGAAGGCAGGATCACCCACGCCAACGCCAAAGCCCGCGCCTCCTGCGTGTTGGATTCCCGGAGGGATTCGGCGTTCAGCCTTCCCTGCGTGGGCGACCTCTCCGAGCAGGTCAGTGCCTCCATCACGGAGGGCAAACTGGTGAGCCTGCCCCGGCGCATCAGTCAGGAAGGGGGCCGCACCAAGGTGGAGGACGTGATCATCTACCCGCTGGCCTCCCTGGGCATGAGCGAGGCTGTGGTCCGCATCGACGACGTCACCGAACAGCATCGCCTGCAGGAGGTGTTGATCCAGTCCGAGAAGATGATGTCCGTGGGCGGCCTGGCGGCGGGCATGGCCCACGAGATCAACAACCCCCTGGGCGGCGTGATGCAAAGCGCCCAGGTGATCGCCAACAGGCTCCGGCCCGAGCTGGAGGTCAACCGCCGCGCCGCCGAGTTGGCGGGCTGCAGCATGGACAGCGTGGCCGGCTACCTGCGGCTGCGCGAGATTTACCCCCTGCTGGATAACCTACGCGAGAGCGCGAAGCGGGCGGCGGGCATCGTCTCCAACATGCTGGAGTTCAGCAGGCGCAGCACCTCGGCCTGGCTTCCCGCCGACTTGAACGACATAGTCGAAAGAGCCCTGGCGCTGTGCCAGCAGGACTACAATTTCTCGAAACACTACGATTTCAAGAAGATCAACATCGTCAAGGAGTTCGATCCCGCCAACCCCTTCGTGCCCTGTTCCCCCTCCCAGATACAGCAGGTGCTCTTCAACCTGATGCGCAACGCCGCCCAGGCCATGAGCCAGGGGCAGACGGCTGAACCTGTCCTGACGTTGCGCACCCGCATCGAGGGTGACTGGGCCGTGATCGAGGTGGAGGACAACGGTCCCGGCATGGAGGAATCCGTGCGCCGCAAGGTGTTCGAGCCCTTCTTCACCACCAAGAGCCCCGGCAGCGGAACGGGCCTCGGGCTTTCGGTGTCCTACTTCATCGTCCGTGAAAACCACGGAGGTGAATTCGACGTCATCTCCGCCCCGGGCAAGGGTGCGCGCTTCATCCTGCGCCTGCCGCTGCATCCCAAGAAGGAAAGGCGCTGA
- a CDS encoding CBS domain-containing protein, which yields MSKQPDDPQSDDFYLAMREMGSFLDITPSDARELFAMARRQARERIRASASVAQVMTREVIGLSPDTGVLRAAAILSEAGISGGPVVQEGRVLGVLSVKDLLPLIGLDKGTPLPALVAWVLAGKACPGVPEEVRVRDVMASPARTVPIGASAADAARIMTESGFRRLPVLDGEQLVGIVTRSDLVRALGGLLEEAE from the coding sequence ATGAGCAAACAACCGGACGACCCTCAATCGGACGATTTCTATCTGGCCATGAGGGAAATGGGCTCCTTCCTGGACATAACGCCTTCAGATGCGCGCGAACTCTTCGCCATGGCCCGCCGCCAAGCCCGCGAGCGCATTCGGGCATCCGCGAGCGTGGCCCAGGTGATGACCCGCGAGGTTATCGGCCTCTCACCAGATACCGGCGTGCTCCGGGCTGCGGCCATCCTGTCGGAAGCGGGAATCTCGGGCGGACCTGTGGTCCAGGAGGGGAGGGTGCTGGGAGTGCTCTCCGTCAAGGACCTCCTGCCCCTGATCGGCCTGGACAAGGGCACTCCCCTTCCCGCCCTGGTCGCCTGGGTCTTGGCCGGGAAGGCCTGCCCCGGCGTGCCGGAGGAAGTGCGGGTGAGGGACGTCATGGCCTCTCCCGCGAGGACGGTCCCCATCGGCGCTTCCGCAGCCGACGCCGCGCGCATCATGACTGAGAGCGGTTTCCGCAGGCTGCCTGTGCTCGACGGCGAGCAACTCGTCGGCATCGTGACCCGCTCGGACCTCGTCCGGGCACTCGGCGGTCTTTTGGAGGAAGCCGAATGA
- a CDS encoding HPP family protein, whose translation MRPYFARMKGNGKGPPPPPLKEAAWSWLGAFLGMGALGWMDSLLVEGTDLSLLIGSFGASSVLLYAAPRSPLAQPRNLLGGHVLSALVGVAVRLWLPGPAWLACALAVACAIALMQLTGTLHPPGGATAFIAVAGGPKITALGFNYAFIPAGAGALVLLAVALLVNNLAKNRRYPEYWL comes from the coding sequence ATGAGGCCCTATTTCGCCAGGATGAAAGGCAACGGCAAGGGCCCTCCGCCGCCGCCGCTGAAGGAGGCCGCCTGGTCCTGGCTCGGGGCCTTCCTGGGCATGGGGGCGCTGGGCTGGATGGACTCGCTGCTGGTGGAAGGCACAGACCTCTCGCTGCTCATCGGTTCCTTCGGGGCCTCTTCGGTGCTGCTGTACGCGGCCCCGCGCAGCCCGCTGGCGCAGCCCCGCAACCTGCTGGGCGGGCATGTGCTCTCGGCGTTGGTCGGCGTGGCAGTCAGGCTTTGGCTGCCCGGCCCAGCTTGGCTGGCCTGCGCCCTGGCCGTGGCCTGCGCCATAGCCCTGATGCAACTGACCGGCACCCTGCACCCGCCCGGCGGGGCCACCGCCTTCATCGCCGTGGCGGGAGGGCCGAAGATCACGGCCTTGGGCTTCAACTACGCCTTCATCCCGGCGGGAGCGGGCGCGCTCGTCCTGCTGGCGGTAGCCTTGCTGGTGAACAATCTGGCCAAAAACAGGCGCTACCCGGAATATTGGCTGTAG